A genomic window from Cucumis melo cultivar AY chromosome 8, USDA_Cmelo_AY_1.0, whole genome shotgun sequence includes:
- the LOC103491217 gene encoding RNA polymerase II C-terminal domain phosphatase-like 2 isoform X2 gives MSRLGFKSVVFHGDVRLGELDAIPATDQNFQFPNNEIRIHRISPPSERCPPLSVLQTISSFSLRCKLQSSLPVEQPHLIQLHYSCFHELKTAIVLVGDEEIHLVAMPSKQKNFPCFWCFAVPCGLYLSCLGMLNLRCLAIVFDLDETLIVANTMKSFEDRIEALRIWIAREADPLRISGMSAELKRYMDDRSLLKQYIEHDTVNDNGRILKVQLEEVPPLNGNCEKVVRPIIRLLDKNIVLTRINPEIRDTSVLVRLRPAWEDLRSYLTARGRKRFEVYVCTMAERDYALEMWRLLDPESHLIATKQLLDRVVCVKSGSKKSLLNVFQSGSCHPKMAMVIDDRSKVWEDKDQPRVHVVPAFTPYYAPQAETANAVPVLCVARNVACNVRGCYFKEFDESLLRRILEISYEDDVVDLPPAPDVSSYMMSEEAGFVPNETVNAPIGEGMNGVEVERRLNQPDDKHVIDMANNPTTSQTDARADTSQLPTPLNLNITGPKSSRTLLPSQKPGLLGAPVRRDISSDHDMKRGLLAMKPSIDLRTQTFGDPPILSRMPPQISASGLQVLGTSLVDEDSSQGHQNRRSSGLIPESDASKSDKHRSNQNLFSNNSQGVAAISQNHASNNSKEHQTEAGIVSIPPPSLYIGVLQEIGRRCSSKVEFKTVVSTSKDLQFSVEVLFTGEKIGVGLGKTRKDAQQQAAENALHNLADKYAAHIKPLMGPMDADLDKLSIGVENGFLWDTATPAVNELPKEEDVWHKENSPEGCDEPESTNSDSTNHQQPQHVPKRQSSPRPFPSKRSKEDQPHGPQQYHHLPPSRQQKNGHSNSIT, from the exons ATGAGCCGTTTAGGGTTCAAATCCGTCGTGTTTCACGGCGACGTCCGTCTTGGGGAACTTGACGCTATTCCGGCCACCGACCAGAATTTTCAGTTTCCGAACAACGAAATTAGAATCCACCGTATATCGCCGCCTAGTGAGAGATGTCCTCCTCTTTCAGTTCTTCAAacaatttcttcattttctctcaGGTGTAAGCTACAATCTTCCCTGCCTGTTGAACAACCGCACTTGATCCAGCTTCACTACTCTTGTTTCCACGAATTGAAG ACCGCAATTGTCTTGGTTGGAGATGAAGAAATTCACCTTGTTGCAATGCCGAGCAAGCAGAAGAACTTTCCGTGTTTTTGGTGTTTTGCGGTGCCTTGTGGCTTATATCTATCCTGTTTAGGAATGCTAAATCTCAGGTGTCTTGCTATTGTTTTTGATCTAGACGAGACACTTATTGTGGCGAACACTATGAAATCTTTTGAAGATAGAATTGAAGCTCTTCGAATTTGGATTGCGCGAGAGGCAGATCCATTGCGTATATCTGGAATGTCTGCAGAACTCAAACGATATATGGATGATCGGTCGCTGTTGAAACAGTATATTGAACACGATACAGTAAATGACAATGGAAGGATTTTGAAGGTCCAACTGGAGGAGGTTCCTCCACTAAATGGCAACTGCGAGAAAGTAGTTCGTCCTATAATTAGATTGCTGGACAAGAATATTGTTCTTACTCGCATCAATCCAGAG ATTCGCGATACCAGTGTTCTTGTTAGGTTACGTCCTGCATGGGAAGACTTAAGGAGCTATTTAACTGCTAGGGGTCGCAAGCGATTTGAAGTTTATGTATGTACCATGGCTGAAAGAGATTATGCATTAGAAATGTGGAGGCTTCTTGATCCAGAATCACACCTGATTGCAACAAAGCAGCTTCTTGATCGTGTTGTTTGTGTCAAATCAG GTTCTAAGAAATCTTTGCTGAATGTCTTTCAATCTGGTTCATGTCATCCAAAGATGGCCATGGTTATTGATGACCGTTCGAAGGTTTGGGAAGACAAAGACCAACCGCGTGTTCATGTAGTTCCAGCATTTACTCCTTACTATGCTCCTCAAGCAGAG ACAGCAAATGCAGTCCCTGTCCTCTGTGTGGCAAGGAATGTTGCATGCAATGTCAGGGGTTGTTATTTCAA AGAATTTGATGAGAGTTTGTTGCGACGGATTCTGGAAATTTCTTATGAAGACGATGTGGTTGATCTACCTCCTGCTCCTGATGTGAGCAGCTATATGATGTCAGAG GAAGCTGGTTTTGTACCCAATGAGACTGTGAATGCTCCAATTGGTGAAGGAATGAATGGTGTTGAAGTGGAAAGGAGACTGAATCAACCG GATGATAAGCACGTAATAGATATGGCCAATAATCCTACTACAAGCCAAACGGATGCAAGAGCAGATACTTCTCAATTACCGACTCCTCTAAATTTGAATATCACTGGACCAAAATCTTCAAGAACTTTACTGCCTTCTCAAA AGCCTGGTTTGCTTGGGGCTCCTGTCAGACGAGACATCTCTTCTGatcatgacatgaagagaggaCTCCTTGCCATGAAACCCAGTATAGATCTCAGGACTCAGACCTTTGGTGATCCCCCTATTCTCTCCAGAATGCCCCCACAAATATCAGCATCTGGACTACAGGTGCTAGGAACTTCATTAGTGGATGAGGACTCCAGTCAAGGACATCAAAATCGTCGATCTTCAGGACTTATTCCAGAATCCGATGCTTCAAAATCTGATAAACATCGTTCTAATCAGAACCTTTTTAGCAACAATTCACAAG GAGTTGCTGCTATATCTCAAAATCATGCATCTAACAATAGCAAAGAACATCAAACTGAAGCAGGGATCGTTTCTATACCTCCGCCCTCTTTATACATTGGAGTTCTACAAGAAATTGGTCGTAGATGTAGTTCAAAG GTTGAGTTTAAAACTGTTGTCAGTACTAGCAAGGATTTGCAATTTTCAGTTGAG GTTTTGTTTACTGGTGAGAAGATTGGTGTTGGATTGGGTAAGACAAGAAAAGACGCTCAACAACAAGCTGCTGAGAATGCGCTTCACAATTTGGCAG ATAAGTATGCTGCACATATCAAGCCTCTTATGGGACCCATGGATGCAGATCTCGACAAGCTTTCTATTGGAGttgaaaatggattcctatggGACACAGCTACTCCAGCGGTTAACGAGTTGCCGAAGGAAGAAGATGTTTGGCATAAAGAAAACAGCCCCGAG GGTTGTGATGAACCCGAGAGTACTAATTCTGATTCGACAAATCATCAGCAGCCGCAGCATGTTCCGAAGCGGCAGAGTTCCCCGAG ACCATTTCCAAGTAAACGATCAAAGGAAGATCAACCACATGGTCCCCAACAATATCATCATCTTCCACCTTCACGCCAACAAAAGAATGGCCATTCCAATTCCATTACTTGA
- the LOC103491217 gene encoding RNA polymerase II C-terminal domain phosphatase-like 2 isoform X1 has product MSRLGFKSVVFHGDVRLGELDAIPATDQNFQFPNNEIRIHRISPPSERCPPLSVLQTISSFSLRCKLQSSLPVEQPHLIQLHYSCFHELKTAIVLVGDEEIHLVAMPSKQKNFPCFWCFAVPCGLYLSCLGMLNLRCLAIVFDLDETLIVANTMKSFEDRIEALRIWIAREADPLRISGMSAELKRYMDDRSLLKQYIEHDTVNDNGRILKVQLEEVPPLNGNCEKVVRPIIRLLDKNIVLTRINPEIRDTSVLVRLRPAWEDLRSYLTARGRKRFEVYVCTMAERDYALEMWRLLDPESHLIATKQLLDRVVCVKSGSKKSLLNVFQSGSCHPKMAMVIDDRSKVWEDKDQPRVHVVPAFTPYYAPQAETANAVPVLCVARNVACNVRGCYFKEFDESLLRRILEISYEDDVVDLPPAPDVSSYMMSEEAGFVPNETVNAPIGEGMNGVEVERRLNQPDDKHVIDMANNPTTSQTDARADTSQLPTPLNLNITGPKSSRTLLPSQKPGLLGAPVRRDISSDHDMKRGLLAMKPSIDLRTQTFGDPPILSRMPPQISASGLQVLGTSLVDEDSSQGHQNRRSSGLIPESDASKSDKHRSNQNLFSNNSQALTGVAAISQNHASNNSKEHQTEAGIVSIPPPSLYIGVLQEIGRRCSSKVEFKTVVSTSKDLQFSVEVLFTGEKIGVGLGKTRKDAQQQAAENALHNLADKYAAHIKPLMGPMDADLDKLSIGVENGFLWDTATPAVNELPKEEDVWHKENSPEGCDEPESTNSDSTNHQQPQHVPKRQSSPRPFPSKRSKEDQPHGPQQYHHLPPSRQQKNGHSNSIT; this is encoded by the exons ATGAGCCGTTTAGGGTTCAAATCCGTCGTGTTTCACGGCGACGTCCGTCTTGGGGAACTTGACGCTATTCCGGCCACCGACCAGAATTTTCAGTTTCCGAACAACGAAATTAGAATCCACCGTATATCGCCGCCTAGTGAGAGATGTCCTCCTCTTTCAGTTCTTCAAacaatttcttcattttctctcaGGTGTAAGCTACAATCTTCCCTGCCTGTTGAACAACCGCACTTGATCCAGCTTCACTACTCTTGTTTCCACGAATTGAAG ACCGCAATTGTCTTGGTTGGAGATGAAGAAATTCACCTTGTTGCAATGCCGAGCAAGCAGAAGAACTTTCCGTGTTTTTGGTGTTTTGCGGTGCCTTGTGGCTTATATCTATCCTGTTTAGGAATGCTAAATCTCAGGTGTCTTGCTATTGTTTTTGATCTAGACGAGACACTTATTGTGGCGAACACTATGAAATCTTTTGAAGATAGAATTGAAGCTCTTCGAATTTGGATTGCGCGAGAGGCAGATCCATTGCGTATATCTGGAATGTCTGCAGAACTCAAACGATATATGGATGATCGGTCGCTGTTGAAACAGTATATTGAACACGATACAGTAAATGACAATGGAAGGATTTTGAAGGTCCAACTGGAGGAGGTTCCTCCACTAAATGGCAACTGCGAGAAAGTAGTTCGTCCTATAATTAGATTGCTGGACAAGAATATTGTTCTTACTCGCATCAATCCAGAG ATTCGCGATACCAGTGTTCTTGTTAGGTTACGTCCTGCATGGGAAGACTTAAGGAGCTATTTAACTGCTAGGGGTCGCAAGCGATTTGAAGTTTATGTATGTACCATGGCTGAAAGAGATTATGCATTAGAAATGTGGAGGCTTCTTGATCCAGAATCACACCTGATTGCAACAAAGCAGCTTCTTGATCGTGTTGTTTGTGTCAAATCAG GTTCTAAGAAATCTTTGCTGAATGTCTTTCAATCTGGTTCATGTCATCCAAAGATGGCCATGGTTATTGATGACCGTTCGAAGGTTTGGGAAGACAAAGACCAACCGCGTGTTCATGTAGTTCCAGCATTTACTCCTTACTATGCTCCTCAAGCAGAG ACAGCAAATGCAGTCCCTGTCCTCTGTGTGGCAAGGAATGTTGCATGCAATGTCAGGGGTTGTTATTTCAA AGAATTTGATGAGAGTTTGTTGCGACGGATTCTGGAAATTTCTTATGAAGACGATGTGGTTGATCTACCTCCTGCTCCTGATGTGAGCAGCTATATGATGTCAGAG GAAGCTGGTTTTGTACCCAATGAGACTGTGAATGCTCCAATTGGTGAAGGAATGAATGGTGTTGAAGTGGAAAGGAGACTGAATCAACCG GATGATAAGCACGTAATAGATATGGCCAATAATCCTACTACAAGCCAAACGGATGCAAGAGCAGATACTTCTCAATTACCGACTCCTCTAAATTTGAATATCACTGGACCAAAATCTTCAAGAACTTTACTGCCTTCTCAAA AGCCTGGTTTGCTTGGGGCTCCTGTCAGACGAGACATCTCTTCTGatcatgacatgaagagaggaCTCCTTGCCATGAAACCCAGTATAGATCTCAGGACTCAGACCTTTGGTGATCCCCCTATTCTCTCCAGAATGCCCCCACAAATATCAGCATCTGGACTACAGGTGCTAGGAACTTCATTAGTGGATGAGGACTCCAGTCAAGGACATCAAAATCGTCGATCTTCAGGACTTATTCCAGAATCCGATGCTTCAAAATCTGATAAACATCGTTCTAATCAGAACCTTTTTAGCAACAATTCACAAG CTTTGACAGGAGTTGCTGCTATATCTCAAAATCATGCATCTAACAATAGCAAAGAACATCAAACTGAAGCAGGGATCGTTTCTATACCTCCGCCCTCTTTATACATTGGAGTTCTACAAGAAATTGGTCGTAGATGTAGTTCAAAG GTTGAGTTTAAAACTGTTGTCAGTACTAGCAAGGATTTGCAATTTTCAGTTGAG GTTTTGTTTACTGGTGAGAAGATTGGTGTTGGATTGGGTAAGACAAGAAAAGACGCTCAACAACAAGCTGCTGAGAATGCGCTTCACAATTTGGCAG ATAAGTATGCTGCACATATCAAGCCTCTTATGGGACCCATGGATGCAGATCTCGACAAGCTTTCTATTGGAGttgaaaatggattcctatggGACACAGCTACTCCAGCGGTTAACGAGTTGCCGAAGGAAGAAGATGTTTGGCATAAAGAAAACAGCCCCGAG GGTTGTGATGAACCCGAGAGTACTAATTCTGATTCGACAAATCATCAGCAGCCGCAGCATGTTCCGAAGCGGCAGAGTTCCCCGAG ACCATTTCCAAGTAAACGATCAAAGGAAGATCAACCACATGGTCCCCAACAATATCATCATCTTCCACCTTCACGCCAACAAAAGAATGGCCATTCCAATTCCATTACTTGA
- the LOC103491217 gene encoding RNA polymerase II C-terminal domain phosphatase-like 2 isoform X3 has protein sequence MSRLGFKSVVFHGDVRLGELDAIPATDQNFQFPNNEIRIHRISPPSERCPPLSVLQTISSFSLRCKLQSSLPVEQPHLIQLHYSCFHELKTAIVLVGDEEIHLVAMPSKQKNFPCFWCFAVPCGLYLSCLGMLNLRCLAIVFDLDETLIVANTMKSFEDRIEALRIWIAREADPLRISGMSAELKRYMDDRSLLKQYIEHDTVNDNGRILKVQLEEVPPLNGNCEKVVRPIIRLLDKNIVLTRINPEIRDTSVLVRLRPAWEDLRSYLTARGRKRFEVYVCTMAERDYALEMWRLLDPESHLIATKQLLDRVVCVKSGSKKSLLNVFQSGSCHPKMAMVIDDRSKVWEDKDQPRVHVVPAFTPYYAPQAETANAVPVLCVARNVACNVRGCYFKEFDESLLRRILEISYEDDVVDLPPAPDVSSYMMSEEAGFVPNETVNAPIGEGMNGVEVERRLNQPDDKHVIDMANNPTTSQTDARADTSQLPTPLNLNITGPKSSRTLLPSQKPGLLGAPVRRDISSDHDMKRGLLAMKPSIDLRTQTFGDPPILSRMPPQISASGLQVLGTSLVDEDSSQGHQNRRSSGLIPESDASKSDKHRSNQNLFSNNSQALTGVAAISQNHASNNSKEHQTEAGIVSIPPPSLYIGVLQEIGRRCSSKVEFKTVVSTSKDLQFSVEVLFTGEKIGVGLGKTRKDAQQQAAENALHNLADLDKLSIGVENGFLWDTATPAVNELPKEEDVWHKENSPEGCDEPESTNSDSTNHQQPQHVPKRQSSPRPFPSKRSKEDQPHGPQQYHHLPPSRQQKNGHSNSIT, from the exons ATGAGCCGTTTAGGGTTCAAATCCGTCGTGTTTCACGGCGACGTCCGTCTTGGGGAACTTGACGCTATTCCGGCCACCGACCAGAATTTTCAGTTTCCGAACAACGAAATTAGAATCCACCGTATATCGCCGCCTAGTGAGAGATGTCCTCCTCTTTCAGTTCTTCAAacaatttcttcattttctctcaGGTGTAAGCTACAATCTTCCCTGCCTGTTGAACAACCGCACTTGATCCAGCTTCACTACTCTTGTTTCCACGAATTGAAG ACCGCAATTGTCTTGGTTGGAGATGAAGAAATTCACCTTGTTGCAATGCCGAGCAAGCAGAAGAACTTTCCGTGTTTTTGGTGTTTTGCGGTGCCTTGTGGCTTATATCTATCCTGTTTAGGAATGCTAAATCTCAGGTGTCTTGCTATTGTTTTTGATCTAGACGAGACACTTATTGTGGCGAACACTATGAAATCTTTTGAAGATAGAATTGAAGCTCTTCGAATTTGGATTGCGCGAGAGGCAGATCCATTGCGTATATCTGGAATGTCTGCAGAACTCAAACGATATATGGATGATCGGTCGCTGTTGAAACAGTATATTGAACACGATACAGTAAATGACAATGGAAGGATTTTGAAGGTCCAACTGGAGGAGGTTCCTCCACTAAATGGCAACTGCGAGAAAGTAGTTCGTCCTATAATTAGATTGCTGGACAAGAATATTGTTCTTACTCGCATCAATCCAGAG ATTCGCGATACCAGTGTTCTTGTTAGGTTACGTCCTGCATGGGAAGACTTAAGGAGCTATTTAACTGCTAGGGGTCGCAAGCGATTTGAAGTTTATGTATGTACCATGGCTGAAAGAGATTATGCATTAGAAATGTGGAGGCTTCTTGATCCAGAATCACACCTGATTGCAACAAAGCAGCTTCTTGATCGTGTTGTTTGTGTCAAATCAG GTTCTAAGAAATCTTTGCTGAATGTCTTTCAATCTGGTTCATGTCATCCAAAGATGGCCATGGTTATTGATGACCGTTCGAAGGTTTGGGAAGACAAAGACCAACCGCGTGTTCATGTAGTTCCAGCATTTACTCCTTACTATGCTCCTCAAGCAGAG ACAGCAAATGCAGTCCCTGTCCTCTGTGTGGCAAGGAATGTTGCATGCAATGTCAGGGGTTGTTATTTCAA AGAATTTGATGAGAGTTTGTTGCGACGGATTCTGGAAATTTCTTATGAAGACGATGTGGTTGATCTACCTCCTGCTCCTGATGTGAGCAGCTATATGATGTCAGAG GAAGCTGGTTTTGTACCCAATGAGACTGTGAATGCTCCAATTGGTGAAGGAATGAATGGTGTTGAAGTGGAAAGGAGACTGAATCAACCG GATGATAAGCACGTAATAGATATGGCCAATAATCCTACTACAAGCCAAACGGATGCAAGAGCAGATACTTCTCAATTACCGACTCCTCTAAATTTGAATATCACTGGACCAAAATCTTCAAGAACTTTACTGCCTTCTCAAA AGCCTGGTTTGCTTGGGGCTCCTGTCAGACGAGACATCTCTTCTGatcatgacatgaagagaggaCTCCTTGCCATGAAACCCAGTATAGATCTCAGGACTCAGACCTTTGGTGATCCCCCTATTCTCTCCAGAATGCCCCCACAAATATCAGCATCTGGACTACAGGTGCTAGGAACTTCATTAGTGGATGAGGACTCCAGTCAAGGACATCAAAATCGTCGATCTTCAGGACTTATTCCAGAATCCGATGCTTCAAAATCTGATAAACATCGTTCTAATCAGAACCTTTTTAGCAACAATTCACAAG CTTTGACAGGAGTTGCTGCTATATCTCAAAATCATGCATCTAACAATAGCAAAGAACATCAAACTGAAGCAGGGATCGTTTCTATACCTCCGCCCTCTTTATACATTGGAGTTCTACAAGAAATTGGTCGTAGATGTAGTTCAAAG GTTGAGTTTAAAACTGTTGTCAGTACTAGCAAGGATTTGCAATTTTCAGTTGAG GTTTTGTTTACTGGTGAGAAGATTGGTGTTGGATTGGGTAAGACAAGAAAAGACGCTCAACAACAAGCTGCTGAGAATGCGCTTCACAATTTGGCAG ATCTCGACAAGCTTTCTATTGGAGttgaaaatggattcctatggGACACAGCTACTCCAGCGGTTAACGAGTTGCCGAAGGAAGAAGATGTTTGGCATAAAGAAAACAGCCCCGAG GGTTGTGATGAACCCGAGAGTACTAATTCTGATTCGACAAATCATCAGCAGCCGCAGCATGTTCCGAAGCGGCAGAGTTCCCCGAG ACCATTTCCAAGTAAACGATCAAAGGAAGATCAACCACATGGTCCCCAACAATATCATCATCTTCCACCTTCACGCCAACAAAAGAATGGCCATTCCAATTCCATTACTTGA
- the LOC103491228 gene encoding uncharacterized protein LOC103491228 isoform X1: protein MGSLPFGLLQAPSQSPSLSPHYFSFSKSETLGTSLRASSTASLAISTPSSPSSIPAEAIRKRREESGSIIRMEMYVPICFLEFLFVFDEFLYRFLYFEFCCSGGKMFRRGLGTRPRGEGLREYQLLLLHLGRINLTTTRKSRSRLTSLFLLASHGTI from the exons ATGGGATCTCTTCCTTTCGGACTTCTTCAGGCTCCATCTCAATCTCCATCTCTCAGTCCTCATTACTTCTCTTTCTCCAAGTCTGAAACCCTAGGAACATCTCTTCGTGCTTCTTCTACGGCTTCTCTTGCAATCTCTACACCTTCATCTCCTTCTTCAATTCCTGCTG AGGCGATAAGAAAACGGAGAGAGGAAAGCGGTTCAATCATTCGTATGGAAATGTATGTGCCTATATGTTTTCTTGAGTTTCTGTTTGTCTTCGATGAGTTCCTCTAtcgatttttatattttgaattttgttgtTCGGGGGGGAAAATGTTCAGGCGAGGCCTCGGGACAAGACCAAGGGGAGAGGGACTCCGAGAGTACCAACTCCTCCTTCTCCACCTAGGAAGGATAAATTTGACGACGACGAGAAAATCAAGATCGAGATTGACGAGTCTCTTTTTGCTAGCTAGTCATGGAACAATCTAA
- the LOC103491228 gene encoding uncharacterized protein LOC103491228 isoform X2, with protein sequence MGSLPFGLLQAPSQSPSLSPHYFSFSKSETLGTSLRASSTASLAISTPSSPSSIPAEAIRKRREESGSIIRMEMRGLGTRPRGEGLREYQLLLLHLGRINLTTTRKSRSRLTSLFLLASHGTI encoded by the exons ATGGGATCTCTTCCTTTCGGACTTCTTCAGGCTCCATCTCAATCTCCATCTCTCAGTCCTCATTACTTCTCTTTCTCCAAGTCTGAAACCCTAGGAACATCTCTTCGTGCTTCTTCTACGGCTTCTCTTGCAATCTCTACACCTTCATCTCCTTCTTCAATTCCTGCTG AGGCGATAAGAAAACGGAGAGAGGAAAGCGGTTCAATCATTCGTATGGAAAT GCGAGGCCTCGGGACAAGACCAAGGGGAGAGGGACTCCGAGAGTACCAACTCCTCCTTCTCCACCTAGGAAGGATAAATTTGACGACGACGAGAAAATCAAGATCGAGATTGACGAGTCTCTTTTTGCTAGCTAGTCATGGAACAATCTAA
- the LOC103491228 gene encoding 30S ribosomal protein S31, chloroplastic isoform X3, translated as MGSLPFGLLQAPSQSPSLSPHYFSFSKSETLGTSLRASSTASLAISTPSSPSSIPAVYCGRGDKKTERGKRFNHSYGNARPRDKTKGRGTPRVPTPPSPPRKDKFDDDEKIKIEIDESLFAS; from the exons ATGGGATCTCTTCCTTTCGGACTTCTTCAGGCTCCATCTCAATCTCCATCTCTCAGTCCTCATTACTTCTCTTTCTCCAAGTCTGAAACCCTAGGAACATCTCTTCGTGCTTCTTCTACGGCTTCTCTTGCAATCTCTACACCTTCATCTCCTTCTTCAATTCCTGCTG TATATTGTGGCAGAGGCGATAAGAAAACGGAGAGAGGAAAGCGGTTCAATCATTCGTATGGAAAT GCGAGGCCTCGGGACAAGACCAAGGGGAGAGGGACTCCGAGAGTACCAACTCCTCCTTCTCCACCTAGGAAGGATAAATTTGACGACGACGAGAAAATCAAGATCGAGATTGACGAGTCTCTTTTTGCTAGCTAG